DNA sequence from the Deltaproteobacteria bacterium genome:
CGGAGATTTCAAAAGCTACCAGGAGCAGGTGATACTCAATGCCAAGAGGTTGGCTGCTGAGCTGTCTGAGCGAGATTTCCGGCTGGTCTCCGGCGGTACGGACAATCATATGATGCTGCTAGATCTGCGCAGCAAAGGACTGACCGGCTCTGAAGCAGAGCTGGTATTGGATCAGGCAGGGATCACTGTCAATAAGAACACCATACCTTTTGACCCCGAAAAACCACATATCAGCAGTGGCATAAGAATCGGCACCGCAGCCATAACCACGCGTGGTATGGTTGACAACGATATGATCACTATTGCAGAGTTTATTCACCGGGCCATTGAAAGCAGGGGACGGCTGGAAACTGTGGCCCAGATTTGCGGAGAAGTCGCTGAATTTTGTTCACAATTTCCTCTCCACAAACCGGTTTCCAAGCAAGAGGCGGCTTGAACAATGGAGCGGCCGAGCTGGGAAGCCTATTTTATGGAGATCACCCATCTGGTGTCCCGCCGCTCCACGTGTAGAAGGAGGCATGTGGGGGCGGTGCTCGTCAAAGACAGACGCATCCTGGCCACAGGGTATAATGGAGCTCCTTCCGGCCTGCCCCATTGTCTCGATGTGGGCTGCCTGCGGGAATTGAACGCCATCCCTTCTGGCGAGCGCCATGAACTTTGTCGGGGTCTACATGCAGAGCAAAACGTCATTATACAGGCAGCGCGGCACGGCATACCAATTCAGGGTGCTACCCTTTACTGTACCACCATGCCGTGCGTGATCTGCGCCAAAATGATTATTAACGCAGGAATTGTTTCGGTATATTATGAAGAGGGATATGCAGACGAATTGTCTTCGGATATGTTCAGCCAAGCCAATATTGAACTGATTAGGTGGAGCCCGCAACGGAGGTGAGTCAGTCATGAAGTGCCCCTACTGCGATCACTTGAAGACCCGGGTAATCGATTCACGGCCCGGCAATGGCAGCAATCACACCCGCCGCCGCCGTCTTTGCGACAGCTGCGGTCGTCGTTTCACCACATTTGAACGTTTTGATGACAACAAACCTCTGGTTATAAAAAAGGACGGTCGTCTAGAGGTCTTCGATCGTAGTAAGCTGCTCGAGGGCCTGCGGAAGGCATGCGCCAAACTGCCGGTGCCCGAAGGAGATCTGAGTCGAATTGCGGGCGAGATCGAGACCAAACTGCAATCTAGTCGGCGGCGCAAGTTTCGCAGCAAGACTCTCGGTGATTGGGCTGCGGCTGCCCTGAGGCATACTCATCCGGTGGCCTACATCCGCTACAGTATGGTACACCGTCGAGTCGAAGATCTTCAGGGTATCCAGGCACTTTTGAGCAAGGGTGTGGAGCCCTCGCGTTAATATTCTGATTTGCTGCAACATCGAGATTAAATAAGCGTGTCATCACAAAGGTCTTTGACAAGAGAAGATAAAGTTTTCATGCAGCAGGCTCTGAGACTGGCTGCTCGCGGGCTGGGGCACACTTCACCAAATCCTGTTGTGGGCGCTGTAGTGGTCAACAGGGAGCTGGTAGTAGGAAAGGGCTATCATCGAGAAGCCGGCGGTCCTCATGCTGAAATACATGCACTTCAACAAGCGGCCGAGCGTGCCCGAGGGGGGACGCTCTACGTTACCCTCGAACCCTGCAACCATCACGGCCGGACTCCTCCCTGTACGGAAGCCATTTTACGCAGCGGCATCAGCCGGGTGGTAGTGGGCTGTCTAGACCCCAATCCGCATGTAGCAGGGGGGGGCGCTGAATTTCTCAGAAGACATGGACTCCAGGTAGACATTGGCCTTCTGCACGAGCAATGCCAGCGGCTCAACGAGGCTTTCATAAAACATGCAACGACAGGCCTCCCTCTGGTATTGGCAAAAGTTGCTGCCAGCCTGGATGGAAAAATTGCCAGCAATTCTGGTGATTCACAATGGATTTCCAACGAGCACTCCAGGCATTACGCTCATCGCCTGCGCCAACAGGTGGATGCAATTCTGGTGGGCATAGGTACGGTATTGGCCGATAATCCCAGACTCACGGTGAGGCTGCCGGGCAGGAAGAGAAAAAGGCCTCCATTGAGAGTCATCCTGGACAGCCGCCTCCGTACTCCTCCTGCCAGTCAGATAATTTCCACAACTTCTGAAGCGCCAACTCTCATTGTAACTGGCCCCTCCCCGGCGAGAGAAAAGAAGAGATTACTCGAAGAGAGACAGGTAGAGGTCGTCTCCCTGCCGGTAGAGAACGGCCGCATATCCCTGCCAGCGCTGCTCCGCTATCTGGGGGGGCGGGACATCCTCAGCATCATGGTAGAGGGAGGCGCCGAAGTCCACGGCAGTTTTTTCCAGAGCAAACTGGTAGACAAGGTATGTTTCTTCTTTGCCCCGAAGATAATCGGCGGCAGCGGTGCAGTACCGATGGTGGGGGGAGCAGGATTTGCCAGAATCGAGCAGGCCATTGCCCTGCAAGATATAGTAGTGCGTCGTTTTGGAGACGATATAATGGTGAGCGGCTATGTGCGGCGGCAGCTGTCAGGCCAGAGGTGATTCAGGAACTAACTTATTAAAGAGGCAGCATGTTTACCGGGTTAGTTGAGGGTGTGGGAACAATTGTGCGGCTGCAGCCGAGGGCAGCTGGGATGCGGCTCAGTATCCAAGCGCCCTTTGATCTGACAGATGTGCACATAGGTGAAAGCATTGCAGTTGAAGGCGCCTGTCTCACCGTGATCTCTATAGAGGGAAACGTTTTTACAGTGGACGTTTCCCAGGAGACTTTGCAGCGAACCACCCTGGCTCATCAGCGCCACGGTGACAAGGTCAATCTGGAACGCGCCCTGAAACTTGGTGATCGGTTGGGCGGCCATCTGGTCAATGGACATGTGGATGGCAGGGGTAGATTGCTCGAGAGCAGGAGGGCGGGAGAGTCCCAGATGCTGAGATTCGCAGCTCCCCCGGAAGTATGCCGCTATCTAGTGGAAAAGGGATCCGTGGCAGTAAACGGTGTCAGTTTGACCATAAACCGCTGTTCCGATGAGGACTTCGAGGTAAACATCGTGCCGCATACTGCGCGCTCAACGACTCTTGGAAGTTTGCAGGTAGGCACAGAGGTTAACATAGAAGTTGATCCCATTGGCAAGTACGTGGAGAAATTCATGCGGCAAATGCGCCACCAAGATGAGAAGAGCCAAGTTGGTGTTGATCGGAATTTTCTCGGCAAACATGGCTTTCTTTGATACAGTTGCCGCCTCTTGTGCATTGTCATATGCTATGCGTGCAATATAATGGTGACAATAGATAGAGATTGTCACATTGTTTTCACTGACAATTTTTTTTCTGCTCTCTACATGAGCTATAACCGTAGTTGATGACCCACTCGGCAGTGATTGTTTCTCGCGCCGAGTTTAGACAGCAGCCCCCCCTTTGAGGAGGGCCATAACAGTCGAGCAGCTCTCCCTGGCCTTTCAGCAGATCTGCTAATCAGGGAGACAGCCTCTAGGAGTTGAAAGATGCCCACAGCAAGCATCCCTGAAGCGCTGGAAGACATCAGGGCTGGCAAGATGGTTATCCTCGTTGACGATGAGGACAGAGAGAATGAGGGAGATCTCTGCATGGCTGCAGAGAAAGTCACCTCAGAGGCCATCAATTTCATGGCCAAGTACGGACGCGGCCTGATATGTCTTTCCTTGACTCCTGAAAAAGTTGAACAATTGCAGCTACCGATGATGGTTTCCAACAATCAGGCCAAATTCCAGACCGCCTTCACAGTTTCAATAG
Encoded proteins:
- a CDS encoding riboflavin synthase produces the protein MFTGLVEGVGTIVRLQPRAAGMRLSIQAPFDLTDVHIGESIAVEGACLTVISIEGNVFTVDVSQETLQRTTLAHQRHGDKVNLERALKLGDRLGGHLVNGHVDGRGRLLESRRAGESQMLRFAAPPEVCRYLVEKGSVAVNGVSLTINRCSDEDFEVNIVPHTARSTTLGSLQVGTEVNIEVDPIGKYVEKFMRQMRHQDEKSQVGVDRNFLGKHGFL
- a CDS encoding cytidine/deoxycytidylate deaminase family protein; the encoded protein is MERPSWEAYFMEITHLVSRRSTCRRRHVGAVLVKDRRILATGYNGAPSGLPHCLDVGCLRELNAIPSGERHELCRGLHAEQNVIIQAARHGIPIQGATLYCTTMPCVICAKMIINAGIVSVYYEEGYADELSSDMFSQANIELIRWSPQRR
- the ribD gene encoding bifunctional diaminohydroxyphosphoribosylaminopyrimidine deaminase/5-amino-6-(5-phosphoribosylamino)uracil reductase RibD, coding for MQQALRLAARGLGHTSPNPVVGAVVVNRELVVGKGYHREAGGPHAEIHALQQAAERARGGTLYVTLEPCNHHGRTPPCTEAILRSGISRVVVGCLDPNPHVAGGGAEFLRRHGLQVDIGLLHEQCQRLNEAFIKHATTGLPLVLAKVAASLDGKIASNSGDSQWISNEHSRHYAHRLRQQVDAILVGIGTVLADNPRLTVRLPGRKRKRPPLRVILDSRLRTPPASQIISTTSEAPTLIVTGPSPAREKKRLLEERQVEVVSLPVENGRISLPALLRYLGGRDILSIMVEGGAEVHGSFFQSKLVDKVCFFFAPKIIGGSGAVPMVGGAGFARIEQAIALQDIVVRRFGDDIMVSGYVRRQLSGQR
- the nrdR gene encoding transcriptional repressor NrdR, translated to MKCPYCDHLKTRVIDSRPGNGSNHTRRRRLCDSCGRRFTTFERFDDNKPLVIKKDGRLEVFDRSKLLEGLRKACAKLPVPEGDLSRIAGEIETKLQSSRRRKFRSKTLGDWAAAALRHTHPVAYIRYSMVHRRVEDLQGIQALLSKGVEPSR